The genomic DNA GGCGTCAGCCCGTTTGCATCCTTATAGACGCCAACGCCAAGGTCGATCTTGGCGTCGCGCGGATCTTCCTTATACATCTGGATAAGTTGCAGAATCTTGTCTTGCGGCTGTGGGCGAAGGGCGTTCAGCATCGGATTTGCCTTTTTATACAAACGGTTGTGGGGTTAGCCCTTGGCGAGGGGTAGGTCTTCGAACATACCCCATTCGGTCCAGGACCCGTCATAAAGAGAATGGTTGCGGTGGCCGATACGCTCCAGCGCCAGCGACAAAATCGCCGCAGTTATGCCCGATCCGCAGGTGGTGATCGCGGGTTTGGACAGATCAATTCCGGCCGCCGTAAAGGCTGATTTCAGCGCATCAGGGGCCTTCATCGTGCCATTGGCATTCAGCAAATTCGCAAAGGGCAGGTTCTTGGAATTGGGGATGTGGCCTGCGCGCAGACCGGGGCGCGGCTCGGCGGCCTCCCCTTTGAAACGGTTGGCGGCGCGGGCATCGATAATCTCGGTCTCGGCCAGCTTGGAGGCTTGGGCGACTTGCGTGACATCCTTCACCAGACCTGACTGACGCTGCACGGTGATGTGGCGGTCGCGGACCATCGTTGGCATGTCCTCGATCTCACGGCCCTCGGCCTGCCATTTGGGCAAACCGCCGTCCAGAACGGCAACATCCATCTTGCCCATCAAGCGAAACGTCCACCACACCCGCGCGGCGGAAAACAGGCCCGAGGTATCATAGATTACCACCTGATGCCCGTCGCCCACACCCATCGCGCGCATCCGGCTGATGAATTTTTCAACCGGTGGCGCCATATGGGGCAATTCGGAGCGGTGATCGGAAATATCATCAATATCAAAGAACCGCGCGCCGGGGATATGGGCGGCAGCGTATTCCGCCTTCGCATCGCGGCCAGTGGCCTCCATATGCCAAGAGGCATCGATGATCCGCAAATCCGGATCATTTATATGCTGGGCCAGCCACTCGGTGGAAACCAGCGTTTTGGGGTCATCTTGCGGTGCGGGGGTCATATTTTCGGCTCCTGATCTGCAAGTCTTGGGTATAGCGGATAGAAGCCCTGTGGCAAGGCCGGAGCTTTTCAAAACCGGCCTATTGGTTGTTTTGCTTCATCAACCGCGCTTTTTGCCGGTTCCAGTCGCGCTTGGCCGAGGTTTCGCGCTTGTCGGCGTTTTTCTTGCCCTTGGCGATGCCGATTTTCAGCTTCACCATGCCACGCTCGTTGAAATACATCTTTAGCGGCACAATCGTCATGCCCTCACGCGCGGTAGCGTTCCACAGCCGCGCAAGTTCCCGGCGCGATACCAACAGCTTGCGCTTGCGGCGTTCTTCATGGCCCCAGGTTTTGGCCTGCATATAGGGCGCGATATAGCTGTTGATCAGCCACAGCCCCCCATCCTCGACGCTGGCATAGCTTTCGGCGATATTCGCCCCGCCCTGCCGCATGGATTTCACTTCTGATCCCAGCAGCATGATGCCGACCTCAATGTCATCCGAAATCGCGAAATCGAACCGCGCACGGCGGTTTTCGGCGATAAGTTTGGAATTTGGGTCGCTGTGTTTTACCATTCTTGTCAGATAGGGTGTGATGGGCCGCCTGTCCAGATGGGGCGATACGATCTGCGGCTGTGATGCGACCAATTCTTTTGTTTTCCGGTTTCGCTGTCGCACTGTGGCATCGGCTCTGTTAGGATTTCTTAACAAAAGGAGTTTGGCCCGATGAAGCCCGAACATATTCAGCTTGCCCGCCAGTCTGTTCTGTTTTCCTCTGCCCCGGCCAATGTGGTCGAGGTGCTGCTGGCTGCATCACATGTGCGCCAATATGACCGCGGTACCTGCATTTTCTTGCAAGGAGAGCGGGCAAGCGCGATCTATATCGTGGCCGAAGGCTGGGTAAAGCTGTACCGCATCGCGCCCAACGGGGCCGAGGCGGTGGTCGGCGTGTTCACCAAGGGCCATAGTTTCGGTGAGGCCGTCGCCTTTCGCCATTCCACCTATCCCGTCGCCTCCGAGGCGGTGACCGATTGCACGCTGATTCGGATTGAGGCCAGCGTCTTTTTGCGCTTGCTGCGTGAAAACCCCGAAATCGCGATTTCGATGCTATCTGCGACCTACACCCATCTGCACGGGCTTGTGGCGCAGATCGAGGCCTTGAAGGCGCAGACCGGTGCGCAGCGGGTGGCAGAGTTTTTGCTGGAACTTGCCCCTTGCAGCGAAGGCCGTTGTGAGGTGACACTGCCCTATGACAAGGTGCTGATTGCAGGACGTTTGGGGATGAAACCCGAAAGCCTTAGCAGGGCGTTTGCACGGTTGAAGGAGCAGGATGTGACGATCAAGCAAAATGTGGCGATCATCGGAAATATAGCGCTGTTGCGCGACTATATCGAGCAGGACCCTGCGCAAGCGTGGGCGCGCTGATGACCAGACTGACCCATGCGCTGGCGATGATCGACGCCGCAAACGCCCGCGATCCAAAGCTTGAGGGTGGCCGCCCCGCAGCGCTGCTTTATGGCGAGCGGATGAGCGTGGAACTGGCGCAACTGGTGCCCGCGCCAAGCGAGGTTCTGGCGATCGCCGCCCGTGGCCAGCATATCGAACGCTGGCTGTTATTGCGCAGTGATTTTCCGGCGGGCAAAGAGGGCTATCACGCATGGCGCAAGGAACAAGGTCGGCTGCACGGGCTGCGCGTGGCAGAAATTATGGCCGAGTCGGGTTATGACACGGATGAATGTGCGCGTGTCGGCGTTTTGCTGCGCAAGGAAGGCATCAAGCGCGATGCTGAGGTTCAGGCGCTAGAAGACGTGATTTGCTTCACCTTCCTGCGCTGGTATTTCGAACCCTTTGCTGCCGAACGCACCGCCGAAGAGCTGCCGGGTATTGTCGCCAAAACCGCGCGCAAAATGTCGGCCAAGGGCCGTGCGCGCGCACTAAAGGAATTTGCCCTGCCCGAACCCTTTGCGGCGTCTTTTCGCGATCCGACCTAACCGGCGCCAACCACCGCCAGCCCGATCAACACCAGCATAAAAAGCCCCAGTGATATCGCAAAACCACGCGCGATATCCGGGGCTTGGCTTAACCCGAGATAACGGTTGAGGATGATCTGCGCCTTGGCCCAAGCCAGCGGCAGCACGATTAATGCCAACCAGCGCCCCTCTAGCCCGAGGGCGGCGACGGCGGTGGACAGGATGGAAAGGGCGATCAACATCGCCCATGCGCGTGTCAGGGTCATAGCAGATACACCACCGGAAAAACCAAGATCCAGACCAGATCGACCATATGCCAAAAGGCGGCACCAACCTCGACATTGGACGGGGTCGGGCGGATTGCGACGAACGCCAGCAACAACATGCCCGCGATGACATGGGCGGCATGAAATCCGGTTAGCATGAAGGAAAAGGTGAAAAACACATGGGTCTCAAAGCTGATGCCTTGGGCAAAAAGATCAGCCCATTCTTGGCCCTTAATGCCCATGAACACGGCCCCCAGCAGCGTGGCACCTGCCAGCAACGCGCGGCACCGCCACACCCTATCGGTGCTATGGGCGGCCAATGCCGCCAGCCAGCCCGAGGTGACAAGAACCACGGTGCCAATACCCGCACCTGTGCGGTGCAGATGGGTTTGTGCCTCGGCAAAGCCCGCAGGGTCCATCAGCCGCAGGAACATAAATACCGCAAGCCCCGCGCCAAAGACCAAGAGTTCCGATACAATCAGCACCCACATCATCAGATCACCTGGCAGGTTTTCCCAAATGGGCGGCTCGGTTGTGGTTTGGTCGTATTCTGTCATCCCATCACCAAATGGCGGTAAATCATCGGCAGGGCTTGGGTCAGCTTTTCGGGCGCGGGGATCAGGGTGAAACCGCCCTGATCAAAGATGCGCGGGAACCAGCTTTTGCCGTCGCGGTCCACGGTGATGCCAAAGACCGAATGCCCCATGCGGCGCGCCTCGCGGACGGCCATTCGGCTGTCCTCAATCCCGTGGCGGCCCTCGTAATGGTCAAGGTCATTGGGCTTGCCATCGGTGATCACCAAAAGCAATCGCCGCTTGCGCCCTTGCTGGGCCAGTTCCGCCGAGACATGACGGATTGCGGCCCCCAGACGGGTATAATGGCCCGGCCGCAGGCTGGCGATTTTCGCCTCCACACCGGGGCCCATCTTCTCATCAAAGCGTTTCGCGCGTTGCACATAAACCCGGTCCCGCTTGAGCGAGGAAAACGCGTTGATCGCCACATCATCGCCGCAGGTATCCAGCCCCCACGCCAGCGCGGTCAGGGCCTCTCGTTCAACATCAATTACCGCGCGGCCGCCGTGGCCGTGGCCGGGGATAGCGCTTTCGGTTGACC from Pseudorhodobacter turbinis includes the following:
- the sseA gene encoding 3-mercaptopyruvate sulfurtransferase, whose protein sequence is MTPAPQDDPKTLVSTEWLAQHINDPDLRIIDASWHMEATGRDAKAEYAAAHIPGARFFDIDDISDHRSELPHMAPPVEKFISRMRAMGVGDGHQVVIYDTSGLFSAARVWWTFRLMGKMDVAVLDGGLPKWQAEGREIEDMPTMVRDRHITVQRQSGLVKDVTQVAQASKLAETEIIDARAANRFKGEAAEPRPGLRAGHIPNSKNLPFANLLNANGTMKAPDALKSAFTAAGIDLSKPAITTCGSGITAAILSLALERIGHRNHSLYDGSWTEWGMFEDLPLAKG
- the smpB gene encoding SsrA-binding protein SmpB translates to MVKHSDPNSKLIAENRRARFDFAISDDIEVGIMLLGSEVKSMRQGGANIAESYASVEDGGLWLINSYIAPYMQAKTWGHEERRKRKLLVSRRELARLWNATAREGMTIVPLKMYFNERGMVKLKIGIAKGKKNADKRETSAKRDWNRQKARLMKQNNQ
- a CDS encoding Crp/Fnr family transcriptional regulator; the encoded protein is MKPEHIQLARQSVLFSSAPANVVEVLLAASHVRQYDRGTCIFLQGERASAIYIVAEGWVKLYRIAPNGAEAVVGVFTKGHSFGEAVAFRHSTYPVASEAVTDCTLIRIEASVFLRLLRENPEIAISMLSATYTHLHGLVAQIEALKAQTGAQRVAEFLLELAPCSEGRCEVTLPYDKVLIAGRLGMKPESLSRAFARLKEQDVTIKQNVAIIGNIALLRDYIEQDPAQAWAR
- a CDS encoding DUF4202 domain-containing protein codes for the protein MTRLTHALAMIDAANARDPKLEGGRPAALLYGERMSVELAQLVPAPSEVLAIAARGQHIERWLLLRSDFPAGKEGYHAWRKEQGRLHGLRVAEIMAESGYDTDECARVGVLLRKEGIKRDAEVQALEDVICFTFLRWYFEPFAAERTAEELPGIVAKTARKMSAKGRARALKEFALPEPFAASFRDPT
- a CDS encoding cytochrome C oxidase subunit IV family protein, giving the protein MTLTRAWAMLIALSILSTAVAALGLEGRWLALIVLPLAWAKAQIILNRYLGLSQAPDIARGFAISLGLFMLVLIGLAVVGAG
- a CDS encoding cytochrome c oxidase subunit 3; this encodes MTEYDQTTTEPPIWENLPGDLMMWVLIVSELLVFGAGLAVFMFLRLMDPAGFAEAQTHLHRTGAGIGTVVLVTSGWLAALAAHSTDRVWRCRALLAGATLLGAVFMGIKGQEWADLFAQGISFETHVFFTFSFMLTGFHAAHVIAGMLLLAFVAIRPTPSNVEVGAAFWHMVDLVWILVFPVVYLL